A genomic segment from Salvia splendens isolate huo1 chromosome 13, SspV2, whole genome shotgun sequence encodes:
- the LOC121762347 gene encoding auxin-responsive protein IAA12-like: MSSEESYDESELELGLGLSLGGAKTKPNQPAPSSSSSSSSPSITKLNPSGTKRIADSPCSPPAISQVVGWPPVRTYRLNSLSNHAKSPVTEELFSISDKCDGKNTDNSKNNNSKEKGFVKTSLFVKAKMDGVAIGRKVDLIAHSCYETLASALDAMFIPSASVGARGSNMEEQASVAGKRQHVRFLDGSSDFVLTYEDKDGDWMLVGDVPWVIFLNSVRRLRIMRTTDAKGLAPGSQERNGRRPIAPV, encoded by the exons ATGTCATCGGAGGAGTCTTATGATGAGTCGGAGCTGGAATTGGGGCTCGGCCTCAGTCTTGGAGGTGCAAAGACTAAGCCCAACCAACCGgcgccatcctcctcctcatcctcctcttcTCCTTCCATTACTAAACTCAATCCTTCCGGCACCAAGAGAATCGCCGACTCGCCCTGTTCCCCTCCTGCAATTAG TCAGGTTGTTGGATGGCCTCCCGTCCGAACTTATAGACTGAACAGCTTGTCGAACCATGCAAAATCACCCGTCACTGAGGAACTTTTCTCCATTTCTGATAAATGTGATGGCAAGAATACTGATAATTCAAAAAACAATAATTcaaaggaaaaaggatttgTCAAGACATCTCTGTTTGTAAAGGCTAAGATGGATGGGGTTGCAATTGGTAGAAAGGTTGATCTGATTGCTCATAGCTGCTATGAGACTTTAGCTTCTGCATTGGATGCCATGTTTATTCCGAGTGCTTCAGTTGGGGCCAGAG GATCAAATATGGAAGAGCAAGCTTCTGTTGCTGGTAAAAGACAACATGTTAGATTTCTGGATGGTTCATCTGACTTTGTTCTCACCTACGAGGACAAGGATGGAGATTGGATGCTTGTGGGAGACGTTCCTTGGGT GATATTTTTGAATTCTGTGAGGAGGCTCCGGATCATGAGGACAACCGATGCAAAAGGGCTTG CTCCGGGATCTCAAGAAAGGAATGGGAGACGGCCAATTGCTCCCGTATAG
- the LOC121762346 gene encoding subtilisin-like protease SBT1.2 translates to MELKSPLFFVFVFLLSLSHAHDNIQTYIVQLHPDCPSHSYFPSKLHWHLSFLDKSISTDEDSSSRLLYSYGPAMEGFAARLSPSEVEMLKRSREVVAVRPDRKLEIHTTYSYTFLGLSPTREGGAWAESRFGRGSIIAVLDTGVWPESPSFDDRGMPPVPPRWKGICQQGQGFNASNCNRKIIGARYFSKGHRVASLTSSPDVVAEYVSPRDSHGHGTHTASTAGGTPVSMASVLGGGGGTARGMAPAAHIAVYKVCWFSGCYSSDILAAMDEAIRDGVDVLSLSLGGFPVPLYEDTIAIGSFRAMEHGISVICAAGNNGPIQNSVANEAPWIATIGASTLDRRFPAVVRLGNRKLLYGESMYPGKGIAAAQKELELVYITGGNKGSNFCLRGSLPRAKVRGKMVVCDRGVNGRAEKGQIVKEAGGAAMILTNTEINLEEDSVDVHVLPATQIGSDEAFHLRSYINSTKLPKARIIFGGMVIGKSRAPAVAQFSSRGPSYTDPSVLKPDMIAPGVNIIAAWPQNLGPSALPEDSRRVNFTVMSGTSMACPHVSGIAALLHSAHPKWTPAAIKSALMTTADRHDHQGKPIMDGDKPADLFATGAGQVNPGRAISPGLIYDIRPDDHITHLCTLGYRRSEIFSITQRNVSCHDLLKNNKGFSLNYPTFSVIFKNGDTRKTIKRQVTNVGRPNSIYSLELKAPEGVTVRVRPRRLTFRRVNQTLSYRVRFISKKRIKTKDTRFAEGHLTWVNTRSYNRVRSPVSVTWSSTK, encoded by the coding sequence ATGGAACTCAAATCTCCACTCttcttcgtcttcgtcttccTTCTGTCTCTGTCTCATGCACACGACAATATCCAGACCTACATCGTGCAGCTCCACCCCGACTGCCCTTCCCATTCCTACTTCCCCTCTAAGCTCCACTGGCACCTCTCCTTCCTCGATAAATCCATTTCGACAGATGAGGATTCGTCGTCGCGCCTCTTGTATTCCTACGGCCCCGCCATGGAAGGCTTTGCTGCTCGCCTCTCGCCTTCCGAGGTCGAGATGCTGAAGAGGTCACGTGAGGTTGTGGCAGTGCGGCCAGATAGAAAGCTCGAGATTCACACTACTTATTCCTACACCTTCTTAGGGCTGAGCCCCACGAGAGAAGGTGGCGCGTGGGCTGAGTCCCGCTTCGGCCGGGGCTCAATCATAGCCGTGCTCGACACCGGAGTCTGGCCGGAGAGCCCGAGCTTCGACGACCGGGGTATGCCGCCGGTTCCTCCGAGGTGGAAAGGAATATGCCAACAAGGGCAGGGCTTCAATGCTTCAAACTGTAACAGAAAGATCATCGGCGCGAGATACTTCAGCAAAGGCCACCGTGTGGCCTCACTGACGTCCTCACCCGACGTTGTAGCAGAATATGTGTCGCCCCGCGACTCCCACGGCCACGGAACACACACGGCCTCAACCGCCGGCGGAACTCCTGTCTCGATGGCAAGCGTGCTCGGAGGTGGAGGCGGTACGGCTCGAGGAATGGCCCCAGCTGCGCACATTGCTGTGTATAAAGTGTGCTGGTTCAGTGGCTGCTACAGCTCAGACATTCTTGCAGCCATGGATGAAGCCATCAGAGATGGAGTGGACGTGCTTTCTCTCTCGTTGGGAGGCTTCCCGGTGCCCCTCTACGAGGACACTATAGCCATCGGTAGCTTCCGAGCTATGGAACATGGCATATCAGTGATATGTGCTGCAGGAAACAATGGCCCAATTCAGAATTCTGTTGCAAATGAGGCTCCTTGGATCGCAACCATTGGGGCAAGCACCCTCGATAGAAGGTTTCCGGCCGTGGTTCGACTAGGTAACCGGAAGCTTCTATACGGAGAATCCATGTACCCGGGGAAAGGAATCGCAGCTGCTCAGAAAGAGCTCGAGCTGGTATACATCACAGGCGGCAATAAAGGCAGTAACTTCTGCTTGAGAGGGTCTCTTCCAAGGGCAAAGGTACGAGGCAAGATGGTCGTCTGCGATCGCGGTGTTAATGGGAGGGCCGAGAAGGGTCAGATAGTAAAGGAAGCCGGTGGTGCAGCCATGATCCTAACCAACACCGAGATAAACTTGGAAGAAGATTCAGTGGATGTCCATGTCCTCCCAGCAACACAGATCGGTTCTGACGAAGCGTTTCACCTCAGAAGCTACATAAACTCGACGAAACTGCCTAAAGCAAGAATCATCTTTGGAGGTATGGTCATAGGGAAGTCCAGAGCACCTGCAGTTGCGCAGTTTTCATCGAGAGGGCCAAGTTACACTGACCCTTCAGTTCTGAAGCCAGACATGATCGCCCCGGGGGTCAACATCATTGCTGCGTGGCCTCAAAACCTCGGCCCGAGCGCCCTTCCAGAAGATTCTAGAAGAGTGAACTTCACTGTCATGTCAGGAACATCCATGGCATGCCCCCATGTCAGTGGAATCGCAGCACTGCTTCACTCGGCTCATCCAAAATGGACGCCTGCCGCCATCAAATCTGCACTCATGACGACTGCAGATAGGCACGATCATCAAGGAAAACCAATAATGGATGGAGATAAGCCTGCTGACCTCTTTGCAACTGGAGCAGGGCAAGTGAATCCCGGAAGAGCAATCAGTCCGGGATTGATATACGATATCCGACCAGACGACCACATTACTCACCTATGCACTCTTGGATACAGAAGATCAGAGATATTCAGCATCACTCAGAGGAACGTTAGCTGCCACGACCTCTTGAAGAATAACAAGGGTTTCAGCCTCAATTATCCCACATTTTCGGTCATCTTCAAAAATGGAGATACAAGAAAGACGATAAAAAGACAAGTAACAAACGTGGGCAGGCCCAATTCCATCTACTCGCTGGAACTGAAGGCACCTGAGGGAGTCACAGTGAGAGTTAGACCACGTCGCCTGACATTCAGACGTGTGAACCAAACTCTGAGTTACCGAGTTCGGTTCATATCAAAGAAAAGAATCAAGACAAAGGATACGAGGTTCGCAGAAGGGCACCTGACATGGGTGAACACGAGAAGCTATAACCGGGTTCGCAGCCCAGTTTCAGTGACATGGTCATCAACAAAGTGA